Proteins encoded together in one Salvelinus fontinalis isolate EN_2023a chromosome 6, ASM2944872v1, whole genome shotgun sequence window:
- the LOC129858248 gene encoding rap guanine nucleotide exchange factor 2-like isoform X15, giving the protein MKPLAASASHGVPSQHDKNLLPADFSRLHLADGLHPQVTHVSSSHSGCSITSDSGSSSLSDIYQATENEPGDMDLSGLPETAVDSEEDDDEEDIERASDPLMSRDIVRDCLEKDPMDRTDDDIEQLLEFMHQLPAFANMTMSVRRELCAVMVFAVVERAGTIVLNDGEELDSWSVILNGSVEVTYPEGRPEILCMGNSFGVSPTIEKEYMKGVMKTKMDDCQFVCIAQQDYCCILNQVEKNMQKVEEEGEIVMVKEHRELDRTGTRKGHIVIKGTKERLTMHLVEEHSVVDPTYIEDFLLTYRTFLSSPMVVGNKLLEWFHDPSLRDKVTRVVLLWVNNHFNDFEGDPAMTHFLEEFENNLEREVRVSKMYGHLRLLNIACAAKAKLRLVTLTKPSREAPLAFTLLGGSEKGFRIFIDSVEPGSKAAEAGLKRGDQILEVNGQNFENVQLTKANEILRNNTHLSISVKTNLLVFKELLARPEHHHEAEGEEPPEVDRKNGAPAHLPKIGDIKKGSRYSIPDLAVDVEQVMGLEKASKKAKANTVGGRNKLKKIFDKTLTSILPPKPYNDVGVGQSQDDSIVGLKQSKQIPAALPVSGSLSSSNPDLLQSHHRILDFNNQPAPVVTNMSDQVLRVFKADQQSRYIMIGKDTTAKEVVAQAIREFALTAAPDAYSLCEVSITPEGVIKQRRLPEQLSKLADRIQLSGRYYLKSNMETETLCSDEDAQDLLREGQISLLQLSTMEVATQLSMRAFELFCAIEPTEYIDDLFKLKSKTGSFCLKRFEEIINQETFWVASEVTREPNQLKRMKTVKHFIKIALHCRECKNFNSMFSIISGLNLAPVSRLRGTWEKLPSKYEKLFGDLQDLFDPSRNMAKYRNVLNNQNLQPPIIPLFPVIKKDLTFLHEGNDSKVDGLVNFEKLRMIAKEIRHVGRMASVNMDPALMFRTRKKKWRSLGSLSQGSANAAVLDVTQTGGHKKRVRRSSFLNAKKLYEDAQMARRVKQFLSNLSLETNEEALQTLSLQCEPSINTLPKNAGGSKRPDTSPVVSRAASQQRGQLQKGNQALQVPAVALYPSRKKVPVKDLPPFGTSSPQSLKKILSLSEEASKRQTEDTVSNTCSQLSSPPTSPQSSPKKGLGTLKGQSVRKVTFTSKQTATGYPRTGDAYSDSGHSEISSRSSLVSNSSFDMAQEERRGLRHSGGVGDPHAGGVRLERRATTDPDQYSLGSYSSMQDCRGLYTCATVLSPSSEELTQDQGDRVSLDAADSGRGSWTSCSSGSHDNIQTMQQGRSWETLAFGPGGVVSVGVHPPGGPETFIGVPSGLWASHARGSWASASSSSSAAYWGEDSEGDTGTIKRRGGKDVNADPETSSITSMGSDEAKQHGRPSPITAGNKGLITRKESRYREPPPTPPGYTALTISDFSEGQTQSPPPSTAPSHSGRRPPDYSTALQRSRMVTQSPDSQHHHQAKQHPGSGTTKRHGLHRTRSPDEDEEPEEEEGESLSPKLVALRKTVAHTTPETTRP; this is encoded by the exons CTCCCCGCAGACTTCAGCCGACTCCACCTGGCCGACGGCTTGCACCCACAGGTGACCCACGTGTCTTCCAGCCACTCAGGATGTAGTATCACCAGCGACTCTGGAAGCAGCAGCCTGTCAGACATATATCAG GCCACGGAAAACGAGCCAGGCGACATGGACCTCAGCGGCCTGCCTGAGACCGCCGTCGACTCAGAGGAGGACGATGACGAGGAGGACATCGAGCGAGCGTCGGACCCCCTCATGAGCCGTGACATCGTGCGGGACTGCCTGGAGAAGGACCCAATGGACCGCACCGATGACGACATAG AGCAATTACTGGAGTTCATGCATCAGCTGCCAGCGTTTGCCAACATGACCATGTCTGTGAGGAGGGAGCTGTGTGCCGTCATGGTGTTTGCCGTGGTCGAGCGGGCCGGCACCATCGTACTCAATGACGGGGAAGAG CTGGACTCGTGGTCAGTGATCCTGAATGGCTCAGTGGAGGTGACGTACCCTGAGGGCAGGCCTGAGATCCTGTGTATGGGCAACAGCTTCGGGGTCTCCCCCACCATAGAGAAGGAGTACATGAAGGGAGTGATGAAGACTAAGATGGACGACTGTCAG TTTGTGTGCATAGCGCAGCAGGACTACTGCTGCATCCTCAACCAGGTGGAGAAGAACATGcagaaggtggaggaggagggcgaGATCGTCATGGTCAAGGAGCACCGTGAGCTGGACCGCACCGGCACCCGGAAGGGACACATCGTCATCAAG GGCACGAAGGAGCGTCTGACTATGCACCTGGTAGAGGAGCACTCTGTGGTGGACCCCACCTACATCGAGGATTTCCTGTTGACCTACAGGACTTTCCTCTCCAGCCCCATGGTCGTGGGCAACAAGCTCCTCGAGTGGTTCCACGACCCAAGCCTCAGGGACAAG GTTACACGGGTAGTCTTGTTGTGGGTGAACAATCACTTCAATGACTTTGAAGGCGACCCTGCAATGACTCACTTTCTTGAAGAGTTTGAGAACAATCTGGAGAGAGAGGTCCGTGTCTCA AAAATGTACGGCCACCTTAGACTGTTAAACATTGCCTGCGCTGCTAAAGCCAAACTGCGACTAGTGACACTGACCAAGCCGTCCAGGGAGGCCCCGCTAGCCTTCACCCTGCTGGGGGGCTCCGAGAAGGGCTTCCGCATCTTCATCGACAGCGTGGAGCCCGGTAGCAAGGCCGCGGAGGCCGGCCTTAAACGAGGAGACCAG ATTCTGGAGGTGAATGGGCAGAACTTTGAGAATGTCCAGCTCACGAAAGCCAATGAGATCCTGAGGAATAACACCCACTTGTCAATTTCTGTGAAAACTAATCTTTTAG TGTTCAAGGAGCTCCTAGCCCGACCAGAGCACCACCACGAGGCAGAGGGTGAGGAGCCGCCAGAGGTGGACCGCAAGAATGGCGCCCCGGCACACCTGCCCAAGATCGGGGATATCAAGAAGGGCTCGCGCTACTCCATCCCTGACCTGGCGGTGGATGTTGAGCAG GTGATGGGCCTGGAGAAGGCCAGCAAGAAGGCCAAAGCCAACACGGTGGGGGGAAGAAACAAGCTCAAGAAGATCTTTGACAAGACGCTCACCAGCATCCTGCCCCCAAAACCATACAA CGACGTGGGTGTGGGCCAGTCGCAGGACGACAGCATCGTGGGCCTGAAGCAGTCCAAACAGATTCCGGCCGCGCTGCCAGTCAGCGGCAGCCTGTCGTCCAGCAACCCTGACCTGCTGCAGTCCCACCACCGCATCCTGGACTTCAACAACCAGCCTG CCCCAGTCGTGACAA ACATGTCAGACCAGGTGCTGCGGGTGTTCAAGGCAGACCAGCAAAGTCGATACATCATGATCGGTAAGGACACCACGGCCAAAGAGGTGGTGGCACAGGCCATCCGGGAGTTCGCCCTGACCGCAGCGCCCGACGCCTATTCCCTGTGTGAGGTGTCCATCACGCCGGAAGGCGTCATCAAGCAACGCCGGCTACCGGAGCAACTGTCCAAGCTGGCAGACAGGATACAGCTCAGTGGCAG ATACTACCTGAAGAgcaacatggagacagagaccctCTGTTCAGACGAGGACGCCCAGGACCTCCTTCGTGAAGGCCAGATCTCCCTCCTCCAGCTGTCCACCATGGAAGTAGCCACGCAGCTCTCCATGCGCGCCTTCGAACTCTTCTGCGCCATCGAGCCCACCGAGTACATCGACGACCTGTTCAAGCTCAAGTCCAAGACGGGCTCGTTTTGCCTCAAGCGCTTCGAGGAGATCATCAACCAAGAGACCTTCTGGGTGGCGTCGGAGGTGACCCGGGAGCCCAACCAGCTCAAGCGCATGAAGACGGTCAAGCATTTCATCAAGATAGCTCTCCATTGTAGAGAGTGCAAGAACTTCAACTCCATGTTCTCCATCATTAG TGGTCTGAACCTGGCCCCAGTATCTAGACTCCGGGGCACGTGGGAGAAGCTGCCCAGTAAGTACGAGAAGCTGTTTGGGGACCTGCAAGACCTGTTTGATCCATCCAGGAACATGGCCAAGTATCGCAACGTGCTCAACAACCAGAACCTCCAGCCACCCatcatccccctgttccccgtcaTCAAGAAGGACCTCACCTTCCTGCACGAAG GGAACGACTCTAAAGTGGATGGCCTGGTGAACTTTGAGAAGCTGCGGATGATCGCCAAAGAGATCCGCCACGTGGGCCGCATGGCCTCCGTCAACATGGACCCAGCGCTCATGTTCAGAACCAG GAAGAAGAAATGGAGGAGTTTAGG TTCTCTTAGCCAGGGCAGTGCCAATGCGGCGGTGCTAGACGTCACCCAGACAGGCGGGCACAAGAAGCGGGTGAGGCGCAGCTCCTTCCTGAACGCCAAGAAGCTGTATGAGGATGCCCAGATGGCCCGCAGGGTCAAGCAGTTCCTGTCCAACCTCAGCCTGGAGACCAACGAAGAGGCGCTGCAGACCCTCTCGCTGCAGTGTGAGCCCTCCATCAACACAC TGCCCAAGAATGCTGGTGGCAGTAAGAGGCCAGACACGTCTCCGGTGGTGTCCAGGGCTGCCAGCCAGCAGAGGGGCCAGCTGCAGAAGGGCAACCAGGCCCTCCAGGTGCCTGCTGTGGCCCTCTACCCCTCACGCAAGAAAGTACCCGTCAAGGACCTGCCACCATTCG GCACGAGTTCCCCTCAGTCGTTGAAGAAGATCCTGTCACTGTCAGAGGAGGCCAGCAAGCGTCAGACTGAGGACACTGTATCCAACACCTGCTCGCAGCTCTCCTCCCCGCCCACCTCACCACAGAGCTCACCTAAGAAGG GGCTCGGGACACTGAAGGGCCAAAGTGTCCGGAAGGTTACCTTTACCAGTAAACAGACAGCCACAG GCTACCCCAGAACAGGAGATGCCTACTCAGACTCCGGTCACAGTGAgatctcatcgcgctccagcctGGTCAGCAACTCCTCCTTTGACATGgcccaggaggagaggagggggctcAGACACTCCGGAGGGGTGGGAGACCCCCACGCTGGAGGGGTGCGTCTGGAGAGGAGGGCTACGACAGACCCGGATCAGTACAGCCTCGG TTCCTACTCGTCCATGCAGGACTGCCGGGGTCTGTATACCTGTGCCACGGTGCTATCTCCCAGCTCCGAAGAGCTGACCCAGGACCAAGGGGACCGTGTCTCCCTGGATGCTGCAGACAGTGGCCGCGGCTCCTGGACCTCGTGCTCCTCGGGCTCCCACGACAACATCCAGACCATGCAGCAGGGACGCAGCTGGGAGACCCTGGCCTTCGGGCCGGGTGGTGTGGTCAGCGTGGGTGTCCATCCTCCCGGGGGGCCTGAAACATTTATAGGGGTCCCCTCTGGACTGTGGGCGTCTCACGCTAGAGGGAGCTGGGCATCGgcctcttcatcttcctctgcAGCGTACTGGGGCGAGGACTCGGAGGGTGACACGGGCACGATTAAACGTCGAGGCGGGAAAGACGTGAACGCTGACCCAGAGACAAGTAGTATCACATCCATGGGGTCTGACGAGGCCAAGCAGCACGGGAGGCCATCGCCCATCACCGCTGGCAACAAGGGTCTTATCA CACGAAAGGAGAGCCGGTACCGCGAGCCCCCTCCCACCCCGCCGGGCTACACCGCCCTGACAATCTCTGACTTCAGTGAGGGCCAGACACAGTCGCCACCCCCGTCCACGGCCCCGTCCCACTCTGGCCGCCGCCCACCTGACTACTCCACAGCCCTGCAGCGCTCGCGCATGGTCACCCAGTCGCCCGACTCCCAGCATCACCACCAGGCCAAACAACACCCAGGTTCCGGAACCACAAAGCGCCATGGGCTCCACCGCACCCGCTCGCCAGACGAGGATGAAGAGccggaggaggaagagggtgagtccTTGTCTCCCAAACTAGTCGCTCTGAGGAAGACAGTGGCACACACAACACCAGAGACAACCAGGCCCTGA
- the LOC129858248 gene encoding rap guanine nucleotide exchange factor 2-like isoform X17 yields the protein MKPLAASASHGVPSQHDKNLLPADFSRLHLADGLHPQVTHVSSSHSGCSITSDSGSSSLSDIYQATENEPGDMDLSGLPETAVDSEEDDDEEDIERASDPLMSRDIVRDCLEKDPMDRTDDDIEQLLEFMHQLPAFANMTMSVRRELCAVMVFAVVERAGTIVLNDGEELDSWSVILNGSVEVTYPEGRPEILCMGNSFGVSPTIEKEYMKGVMKTKMDDCQFVCIAQQDYCCILNQVEKNMQKVEEEGEIVMVKEHRELDRTGTRKGHIVIKGTKERLTMHLVEEHSVVDPTYIEDFLLTYRTFLSSPMVVGNKLLEWFHDPSLRDKVTRVVLLWVNNHFNDFEGDPAMTHFLEEFENNLEREKMYGHLRLLNIACAAKAKLRLVTLTKPSREAPLAFTLLGGSEKGFRIFIDSVEPGSKAAEAGLKRGDQILEVNGQNFENVQLTKANEILRNNTHLSISVKTNLLVFKELLARPEHHHEAEGEEPPEVDRKNGAPAHLPKIGDIKKGSRYSIPDLAVDVEQVMGLEKASKKAKANTVGGRNKLKKIFDKTLTSILPPKPYNDVGVGQSQDDSIVGLKQSKQIPAALPVSGSLSSSNPDLLQSHHRILDFNNQPDMSDQVLRVFKADQQSRYIMIGKDTTAKEVVAQAIREFALTAAPDAYSLCEVSITPEGVIKQRRLPEQLSKLADRIQLSGRYYLKSNMETETLCSDEDAQDLLREGQISLLQLSTMEVATQLSMRAFELFCAIEPTEYIDDLFKLKSKTGSFCLKRFEEIINQETFWVASEVTREPNQLKRMKTVKHFIKIALHCRECKNFNSMFSIISGLNLAPVSRLRGTWEKLPSKYEKLFGDLQDLFDPSRNMAKYRNVLNNQNLQPPIIPLFPVIKKDLTFLHEGNDSKVDGLVNFEKLRMIAKEIRHVGRMASVNMDPALMFRTRKKKWRSLGSLSQGSANAAVLDVTQTGGHKKRVRRSSFLNAKKLYEDAQMARRVKQFLSNLSLETNEEALQTLSLQCEPSINTLPKNAGGSKRPDTSPVVSRAASQQRGQLQKGNQALQVPAVALYPSRKKVPVKDLPPFGTSSPQSLKKILSLSEEASKRQTEDTVSNTCSQLSSPPTSPQSSPKKGYPRTGDAYSDSGHSEISSRSSLVSNSSFDMAQEERRGLRHSGGVGDPHAGGVRLERRATTDPDQYSLGSYSSMQDCRGLYTCATVLSPSSEELTQDQGDRVSLDAADSGRGSWTSCSSGSHDNIQTMQQGRSWETLAFGPGGVVSVGVHPPGGPETFIGVPSGLWASHARGSWASASSSSSAAYWGEDSEGDTGTIKRRGGKDVNADPETSSITSMGSDEAKQHGRPSPITAGNKGLITRKESRYREPPPTPPGYTALTISDFSEGQTQSPPPSTAPSHSGRRPPDYSTALQRSRMVTQSPDSQHHHQAKQHPGSGTTKRHGLHRTRSPDEDEEPEEEEGESLSPKLVALRKTVAHTTPETTRP from the exons CTCCCCGCAGACTTCAGCCGACTCCACCTGGCCGACGGCTTGCACCCACAGGTGACCCACGTGTCTTCCAGCCACTCAGGATGTAGTATCACCAGCGACTCTGGAAGCAGCAGCCTGTCAGACATATATCAG GCCACGGAAAACGAGCCAGGCGACATGGACCTCAGCGGCCTGCCTGAGACCGCCGTCGACTCAGAGGAGGACGATGACGAGGAGGACATCGAGCGAGCGTCGGACCCCCTCATGAGCCGTGACATCGTGCGGGACTGCCTGGAGAAGGACCCAATGGACCGCACCGATGACGACATAG AGCAATTACTGGAGTTCATGCATCAGCTGCCAGCGTTTGCCAACATGACCATGTCTGTGAGGAGGGAGCTGTGTGCCGTCATGGTGTTTGCCGTGGTCGAGCGGGCCGGCACCATCGTACTCAATGACGGGGAAGAG CTGGACTCGTGGTCAGTGATCCTGAATGGCTCAGTGGAGGTGACGTACCCTGAGGGCAGGCCTGAGATCCTGTGTATGGGCAACAGCTTCGGGGTCTCCCCCACCATAGAGAAGGAGTACATGAAGGGAGTGATGAAGACTAAGATGGACGACTGTCAG TTTGTGTGCATAGCGCAGCAGGACTACTGCTGCATCCTCAACCAGGTGGAGAAGAACATGcagaaggtggaggaggagggcgaGATCGTCATGGTCAAGGAGCACCGTGAGCTGGACCGCACCGGCACCCGGAAGGGACACATCGTCATCAAG GGCACGAAGGAGCGTCTGACTATGCACCTGGTAGAGGAGCACTCTGTGGTGGACCCCACCTACATCGAGGATTTCCTGTTGACCTACAGGACTTTCCTCTCCAGCCCCATGGTCGTGGGCAACAAGCTCCTCGAGTGGTTCCACGACCCAAGCCTCAGGGACAAG GTTACACGGGTAGTCTTGTTGTGGGTGAACAATCACTTCAATGACTTTGAAGGCGACCCTGCAATGACTCACTTTCTTGAAGAGTTTGAGAACAATCTGGAGAGAGAG AAAATGTACGGCCACCTTAGACTGTTAAACATTGCCTGCGCTGCTAAAGCCAAACTGCGACTAGTGACACTGACCAAGCCGTCCAGGGAGGCCCCGCTAGCCTTCACCCTGCTGGGGGGCTCCGAGAAGGGCTTCCGCATCTTCATCGACAGCGTGGAGCCCGGTAGCAAGGCCGCGGAGGCCGGCCTTAAACGAGGAGACCAG ATTCTGGAGGTGAATGGGCAGAACTTTGAGAATGTCCAGCTCACGAAAGCCAATGAGATCCTGAGGAATAACACCCACTTGTCAATTTCTGTGAAAACTAATCTTTTAG TGTTCAAGGAGCTCCTAGCCCGACCAGAGCACCACCACGAGGCAGAGGGTGAGGAGCCGCCAGAGGTGGACCGCAAGAATGGCGCCCCGGCACACCTGCCCAAGATCGGGGATATCAAGAAGGGCTCGCGCTACTCCATCCCTGACCTGGCGGTGGATGTTGAGCAG GTGATGGGCCTGGAGAAGGCCAGCAAGAAGGCCAAAGCCAACACGGTGGGGGGAAGAAACAAGCTCAAGAAGATCTTTGACAAGACGCTCACCAGCATCCTGCCCCCAAAACCATACAA CGACGTGGGTGTGGGCCAGTCGCAGGACGACAGCATCGTGGGCCTGAAGCAGTCCAAACAGATTCCGGCCGCGCTGCCAGTCAGCGGCAGCCTGTCGTCCAGCAACCCTGACCTGCTGCAGTCCCACCACCGCATCCTGGACTTCAACAACCAGCCTG ACATGTCAGACCAGGTGCTGCGGGTGTTCAAGGCAGACCAGCAAAGTCGATACATCATGATCGGTAAGGACACCACGGCCAAAGAGGTGGTGGCACAGGCCATCCGGGAGTTCGCCCTGACCGCAGCGCCCGACGCCTATTCCCTGTGTGAGGTGTCCATCACGCCGGAAGGCGTCATCAAGCAACGCCGGCTACCGGAGCAACTGTCCAAGCTGGCAGACAGGATACAGCTCAGTGGCAG ATACTACCTGAAGAgcaacatggagacagagaccctCTGTTCAGACGAGGACGCCCAGGACCTCCTTCGTGAAGGCCAGATCTCCCTCCTCCAGCTGTCCACCATGGAAGTAGCCACGCAGCTCTCCATGCGCGCCTTCGAACTCTTCTGCGCCATCGAGCCCACCGAGTACATCGACGACCTGTTCAAGCTCAAGTCCAAGACGGGCTCGTTTTGCCTCAAGCGCTTCGAGGAGATCATCAACCAAGAGACCTTCTGGGTGGCGTCGGAGGTGACCCGGGAGCCCAACCAGCTCAAGCGCATGAAGACGGTCAAGCATTTCATCAAGATAGCTCTCCATTGTAGAGAGTGCAAGAACTTCAACTCCATGTTCTCCATCATTAG TGGTCTGAACCTGGCCCCAGTATCTAGACTCCGGGGCACGTGGGAGAAGCTGCCCAGTAAGTACGAGAAGCTGTTTGGGGACCTGCAAGACCTGTTTGATCCATCCAGGAACATGGCCAAGTATCGCAACGTGCTCAACAACCAGAACCTCCAGCCACCCatcatccccctgttccccgtcaTCAAGAAGGACCTCACCTTCCTGCACGAAG GGAACGACTCTAAAGTGGATGGCCTGGTGAACTTTGAGAAGCTGCGGATGATCGCCAAAGAGATCCGCCACGTGGGCCGCATGGCCTCCGTCAACATGGACCCAGCGCTCATGTTCAGAACCAG GAAGAAGAAATGGAGGAGTTTAGG TTCTCTTAGCCAGGGCAGTGCCAATGCGGCGGTGCTAGACGTCACCCAGACAGGCGGGCACAAGAAGCGGGTGAGGCGCAGCTCCTTCCTGAACGCCAAGAAGCTGTATGAGGATGCCCAGATGGCCCGCAGGGTCAAGCAGTTCCTGTCCAACCTCAGCCTGGAGACCAACGAAGAGGCGCTGCAGACCCTCTCGCTGCAGTGTGAGCCCTCCATCAACACAC TGCCCAAGAATGCTGGTGGCAGTAAGAGGCCAGACACGTCTCCGGTGGTGTCCAGGGCTGCCAGCCAGCAGAGGGGCCAGCTGCAGAAGGGCAACCAGGCCCTCCAGGTGCCTGCTGTGGCCCTCTACCCCTCACGCAAGAAAGTACCCGTCAAGGACCTGCCACCATTCG GCACGAGTTCCCCTCAGTCGTTGAAGAAGATCCTGTCACTGTCAGAGGAGGCCAGCAAGCGTCAGACTGAGGACACTGTATCCAACACCTGCTCGCAGCTCTCCTCCCCGCCCACCTCACCACAGAGCTCACCTAAGAAGG GCTACCCCAGAACAGGAGATGCCTACTCAGACTCCGGTCACAGTGAgatctcatcgcgctccagcctGGTCAGCAACTCCTCCTTTGACATGgcccaggaggagaggagggggctcAGACACTCCGGAGGGGTGGGAGACCCCCACGCTGGAGGGGTGCGTCTGGAGAGGAGGGCTACGACAGACCCGGATCAGTACAGCCTCGG TTCCTACTCGTCCATGCAGGACTGCCGGGGTCTGTATACCTGTGCCACGGTGCTATCTCCCAGCTCCGAAGAGCTGACCCAGGACCAAGGGGACCGTGTCTCCCTGGATGCTGCAGACAGTGGCCGCGGCTCCTGGACCTCGTGCTCCTCGGGCTCCCACGACAACATCCAGACCATGCAGCAGGGACGCAGCTGGGAGACCCTGGCCTTCGGGCCGGGTGGTGTGGTCAGCGTGGGTGTCCATCCTCCCGGGGGGCCTGAAACATTTATAGGGGTCCCCTCTGGACTGTGGGCGTCTCACGCTAGAGGGAGCTGGGCATCGgcctcttcatcttcctctgcAGCGTACTGGGGCGAGGACTCGGAGGGTGACACGGGCACGATTAAACGTCGAGGCGGGAAAGACGTGAACGCTGACCCAGAGACAAGTAGTATCACATCCATGGGGTCTGACGAGGCCAAGCAGCACGGGAGGCCATCGCCCATCACCGCTGGCAACAAGGGTCTTATCA CACGAAAGGAGAGCCGGTACCGCGAGCCCCCTCCCACCCCGCCGGGCTACACCGCCCTGACAATCTCTGACTTCAGTGAGGGCCAGACACAGTCGCCACCCCCGTCCACGGCCCCGTCCCACTCTGGCCGCCGCCCACCTGACTACTCCACAGCCCTGCAGCGCTCGCGCATGGTCACCCAGTCGCCCGACTCCCAGCATCACCACCAGGCCAAACAACACCCAGGTTCCGGAACCACAAAGCGCCATGGGCTCCACCGCACCCGCTCGCCAGACGAGGATGAAGAGccggaggaggaagagggtgagtccTTGTCTCCCAAACTAGTCGCTCTGAGGAAGACAGTGGCACACACAACACCAGAGACAACCAGGCCCTGA